In bacterium, one genomic interval encodes:
- the atpG gene encoding ATP synthase F1 subunit gamma: MATLREIKRRIVSVKSTQKITKAMKMVAAAKLRRAQENIISARPYAYKLGALIKHLARNEEVQQNPLIKPRDVKNIMIVVVTADRSLCGAFNTNIIRYVNNLLKGDLKSKLDNNNVKLVTVGRKGDEFFTKRHFPVVFRHANFFNHLNFDDASKVITYCVQEYSAGRVDEVHVVYNEFKSAIQQNLVMERLLPVEPEKVESSNVKYNIETDYIYEPSQYEIINTLIPRHLNVQMWRILLESFAAEMGARMTAMESATENAGDLIRTLTLYYNRARQAAITKEILEVVSGAEALRK, from the coding sequence ATGGCGACATTACGCGAAATCAAACGACGCATCGTATCCGTCAAAAGTACGCAAAAAATCACCAAGGCCATGAAAATGGTGGCGGCGGCTAAACTCCGCCGAGCGCAGGAAAATATTATTTCCGCGCGTCCGTATGCTTACAAACTCGGTGCGTTGATCAAACATCTGGCACGCAATGAAGAAGTACAACAAAATCCGCTGATCAAACCGCGCGATGTAAAAAACATCATGATCGTCGTCGTGACGGCCGATCGTTCCTTGTGCGGTGCGTTCAATACCAACATTATTCGTTATGTCAATAATCTGCTTAAGGGCGACCTCAAGTCCAAATTGGATAACAACAATGTGAAGTTGGTTACGGTCGGACGTAAAGGGGATGAGTTTTTTACCAAACGTCATTTTCCGGTCGTATTTCGTCATGCTAATTTTTTCAATCACCTCAATTTTGACGATGCATCGAAGGTGATCACATATTGCGTGCAGGAATATTCGGCCGGACGTGTGGATGAAGTGCATGTCGTGTATAACGAATTCAAATCGGCGATTCAGCAAAATCTCGTGATGGAAAGACTTTTGCCGGTGGAACCTGAAAAAGTCGAATCGTCCAATGTGAAGTACAATATCGAAACGGATTATATCTACGAACCTTCGCAATACGAAATCATCAATACGCTGATCCCGCGTCATCTGAACGTGCAGATGTGGCGTATTTTGCTGGAATCATTTGCCGCCGAAATGGGTGCGCGTATGACGGCGATGGAGTCGGCAACGGAGAATGCGGGCGATTTGATTCGAACGTTGACCTTGTATTATAACCGTGCTCGCCAAGCCGCGATCACCAAAGAAATATTGGAAGTCGTCTCCGGTGCGGAGGCTTTGCGGAAGTAA